One genomic region from Candidatus Nanosynbacter sp. TM7-074 encodes:
- a CDS encoding PH domain-containing protein, which translates to MNPQTPSEDLTQPVAYDADGRPLYHHPPQTGRPAPVVAQTNSHVTMRPEIIDGENFDPRLRSQYANEPQVVHVAREIDPKPFTISDELKRKHEKSVQQYPNLNLSEGEYVILDIKRHPIGMLIPAIVSIFLVVIIMTFVMFYPSITRDSILPIMPSVTDIFGVAMLLIGLVVLGGAVALWIYLQNQFFMTNESVIQEIQESLFSRREQTVSLGSIEDASFRQSGIIQTIFNYGTIRLSTEGEETTYRFHFVANPREQIAIINNAIEDFKNGRPVDD; encoded by the coding sequence ATGAATCCGCAAACGCCATCGGAAGATTTGACTCAGCCAGTAGCTTATGATGCTGACGGCCGTCCGCTTTATCATCACCCGCCTCAGACTGGCAGGCCAGCTCCGGTGGTGGCGCAAACAAACTCTCATGTAACGATGCGTCCAGAAATTATTGATGGGGAGAATTTTGATCCACGATTGCGCAGTCAATACGCCAATGAACCGCAAGTTGTACATGTAGCGCGCGAGATTGACCCAAAACCTTTTACTATTAGCGATGAGCTAAAAAGGAAGCATGAAAAGTCAGTCCAGCAATACCCAAACTTAAATTTGAGTGAAGGTGAGTATGTGATTTTGGATATTAAGCGTCATCCAATTGGCATGTTGATTCCAGCGATAGTTTCAATTTTTTTGGTAGTGATAATTATGACATTCGTGATGTTTTATCCGTCAATCACTCGCGATTCAATTCTGCCAATCATGCCTTCTGTTACTGACATTTTTGGTGTAGCGATGCTGCTTATTGGTCTTGTAGTGCTTGGTGGCGCGGTGGCTCTATGGATATATCTACAGAATCAATTCTTCATGACTAATGAAAGTGTCATTCAGGAAATCCAAGAAAGCCTGTTTTCTCGACGTGAGCAGACGGTGAGCCTGGGTAGTATTGAGGACGCTAGTTTCCGACAGTCGGGGATTATTCAGACGATATTTAATTACGGCACTATTCGTCTTAGCACCGAGGGTGAAGAAACGACTTATAGGTTTCATTTCGTAGCAAATCCGCGTGAGCAGATTGCAATTATCAACAACGCTATTGAGGACTTCAAGAACGGTCGTCCTGTTGACGATTAA
- the dnaJ gene encoding molecular chaperone DnaJ: MSKRDYYEVLGVSKSASEDEIKKAFRKLAVKYHPDKEGGDEAKFKEINEAYEVLKDKQKRQRYDQFGHAGVGGASGGGFSGNPFEGFGGFGGQNVHFDFGDGGLGDIFSQFFGGAPGASGGGRQRGRDIETSVTLSFEDAIFGTEKKISLSLEDECEHCHGDGAEPGFGVKTCPTCKGAGQQTRVMNSLFGQIQQAVTCETCRGKGKVPEKECSVCRGKGTTRQNKDITIKIPAGIDDEATIRLRDRGEAISGGSRGDLYVHIRVKAHKKFTREGNIILSEEHISMVDAALGTEIDVETVDGVITMKIPAGTQSGTDFKLSGHGVPNLRSESRGPHIVGIIVDTPTKLTKKQKELLEQFRGAKKRGLFS; encoded by the coding sequence ATGAGTAAGCGTGATTATTATGAAGTTTTAGGCGTGTCAAAAAGCGCTTCTGAAGATGAGATAAAAAAAGCCTTTCGTAAGCTAGCGGTAAAATATCATCCTGATAAAGAGGGTGGCGACGAAGCTAAGTTTAAGGAGATAAATGAAGCTTACGAGGTTTTGAAGGATAAACAAAAGCGCCAGCGCTATGATCAATTTGGTCACGCTGGTGTCGGCGGTGCTTCAGGTGGTGGTTTTTCTGGTAACCCGTTTGAAGGCTTTGGTGGATTTGGTGGCCAGAATGTTCATTTTGATTTTGGTGACGGCGGTCTGGGTGATATATTTAGTCAGTTTTTTGGTGGCGCGCCTGGCGCATCGGGTGGTGGTCGTCAGCGTGGGCGTGATATTGAAACTAGCGTAACCCTCAGTTTTGAAGATGCAATATTCGGTACAGAAAAGAAAATCAGTTTGTCGCTAGAGGACGAGTGTGAGCATTGTCATGGTGATGGTGCTGAGCCGGGGTTTGGCGTAAAAACATGCCCAACGTGTAAGGGCGCGGGGCAGCAAACGCGAGTAATGAACTCGCTATTTGGTCAAATTCAGCAGGCGGTTACTTGCGAAACTTGTCGTGGCAAAGGCAAAGTTCCTGAAAAAGAATGCTCAGTTTGTCGAGGAAAAGGCACGACTCGCCAGAATAAAGATATAACTATTAAAATCCCAGCTGGTATTGACGACGAGGCAACGATTAGATTGCGTGATCGTGGTGAGGCTATATCTGGCGGAAGTCGAGGCGATTTGTATGTTCATATTCGCGTTAAAGCGCATAAAAAATTCACTCGTGAGGGTAATATTATTCTTAGCGAAGAGCATATTTCCATGGTTGATGCGGCATTGGGGACGGAAATTGACGTGGAGACTGTGGACGGCGTTATTACTATGAAAATCCCAGCTGGCACACAAAGCGGTACTGATTTTAAGCTGTCTGGGCATGGCGTACCAAATTTGCGTAGTGAGTCACGCGGTCCGCACATTGTGGGTATTATTGTCGACACTCCAACTAAATTGACAAAAAAGCAGAAGGAGCTTTTGGAGCAGTTTAGAGGTGCAAAGAAGCGCGGACTATTTTCGTAG
- the ruvC gene encoding crossover junction endodeoxyribonuclease RuvC translates to MRIIGIDPGTGILGFGVIDFSGGKFKLVTAGVVRTPAHTPIDERLEEIFDSLTEIITEAKPDVMSIEKLFFARNVTTAISVAEARGVAMLTGRKAGLPIAEYTPLQIKQTLTGYGKADKKQVQEMVRLNLGLKDVPKPDDCADALAAAITHAAMNRV, encoded by the coding sequence ATGAGAATTATTGGTATTGATCCAGGAACAGGGATTTTGGGCTTTGGCGTGATTGATTTTTCGGGCGGTAAGTTTAAGTTGGTTACGGCGGGGGTCGTCAGAACGCCAGCTCATACGCCGATTGATGAGCGGCTGGAGGAAATTTTTGACAGCTTGACGGAAATTATTACTGAGGCTAAACCTGACGTCATGTCGATTGAAAAATTGTTTTTTGCCCGTAATGTGACGACGGCGATTTCTGTTGCAGAAGCGCGTGGTGTAGCGATGTTGACGGGCCGAAAAGCGGGGTTGCCGATCGCCGAATATACGCCGCTGCAAATCAAACAAACGTTGACGGGCTATGGTAAGGCTGATAAAAAACAAGTTCAGGAAATGGTGCGCTTAAACTTGGGACTAAAGGATGTGCCAAAACCGGACGACTGTGCTGATGCGCTGGCGGCGGCAATTACCCACGCAGCGATGAATCGGGTATAA
- a CDS encoding RimK family alpha-L-glutamate ligase encodes MRIAILSNGNINYSTLRLKEEAEKRGHQVKVVKYKNCYVSIDEKHPTVIYKGKEIGEFDVVIPRIASHMTKYGTAVLRQLEMMYPKAFFMNRSIAITRARDKLRSTQLLVKAGVSIPKTVFSRNATDIDSLIEEIGGMPAIIKLARGTHGNGVVLAETKKAAKSVLQAFYLTNSDGTNVLLQEFIKESAGTDIRAFVVGSQVVASMKRQSLDDDFRSNLHKGGEGNSVKLTDAERKMCIKAAKAMGLMVAGVDFMRSSRGALVLEVNASPGFGIEKITRRNVSGKIIDYIERNAKRGNKKDKIGA; translated from the coding sequence ATGCGAATTGCAATCTTATCCAACGGCAATATTAATTATTCGACACTTCGCCTGAAAGAGGAGGCTGAAAAGCGTGGTCATCAAGTTAAAGTTGTTAAGTATAAAAACTGTTATGTTTCGATTGATGAAAAGCACCCGACGGTTATTTATAAAGGCAAAGAAATTGGTGAGTTTGATGTGGTAATTCCGCGAATTGCTAGTCACATGACAAAATATGGTACGGCAGTTTTGCGACAATTAGAGATGATGTATCCAAAGGCGTTTTTTATGAATCGGTCGATTGCAATCACAAGGGCGCGCGACAAATTACGCTCAACGCAGCTATTGGTTAAAGCGGGTGTGTCAATTCCAAAGACGGTTTTCTCGCGGAATGCGACGGATATAGATTCGCTTATTGAAGAGATTGGTGGTATGCCGGCAATTATCAAATTGGCGCGAGGCACTCATGGCAACGGTGTCGTCTTAGCTGAGACGAAGAAGGCTGCCAAGTCGGTTCTTCAGGCATTTTATTTGACAAACTCTGACGGCACTAACGTATTGCTGCAGGAGTTTATTAAAGAGTCGGCTGGAACTGATATTCGTGCTTTTGTGGTTGGCAGTCAAGTGGTAGCGAGTATGAAACGACAGAGTCTGGATGATGATTTTCGTAGCAATCTTCACAAGGGTGGCGAGGGGAATAGTGTAAAGTTGACTGACGCCGAACGGAAGATGTGTATTAAAGCGGCTAAGGCGATGGGTCTAATGGTTGCTGGTGTCGACTTTATGCGATCAAGTCGTGGTGCCTTGGTGCTGGAAGTGAATGCTAGCCCAGGGTTTGGTATCGAGAAGATAACGCGGCGTAATGTTTCCGGTAAAATAATCGACTATATTGAGCGCAACGCTAAGCGCGGCAACAAAAAAGATAAAATCGGCGCTTAA
- a CDS encoding ATP-dependent zinc protease produces the protein MKEKTVIGSTEFVDFGKRAQRVPAKIDTGADSSVVWASNIRVDKDGVLKFSLFGEGSPYYNGKIFKRTDYSVASVRSAMGHEQIRYRTHFWVKIGGRKIKMLMNLSDRSKNEFPVLIGRRSISGKFLVDVSRKNVRRKKPSVTASLNEEVKLNPYEFYKKYHQKGEGK, from the coding sequence ATGAAAGAAAAAACTGTTATTGGCTCAACTGAGTTTGTGGATTTTGGCAAACGAGCGCAAAGAGTCCCAGCTAAGATTGACACGGGGGCCGATTCAAGCGTGGTATGGGCAAGTAATATCCGCGTTGATAAAGACGGAGTGCTAAAGTTTTCATTATTTGGCGAAGGTTCGCCCTATTATAACGGTAAAATATTTAAGAGAACTGATTATTCCGTGGCTAGTGTGCGGTCTGCTATGGGTCATGAACAAATTCGTTATCGTACGCATTTTTGGGTAAAAATTGGCGGTCGTAAAATTAAAATGCTGATGAATCTGTCTGATCGGTCGAAGAATGAATTTCCGGTGTTAATTGGGAGACGGTCGATTTCTGGAAAATTCCTAGTGGATGTCTCAAGAAAAAATGTTCGCAGAAAAAAACCGTCCGTAACTGCTAGTCTTAATGAAGAAGTGAAATTGAATCCATACGAATTTTATAAAAAATATCATCAGAAAGGTGAAGGAAAATAA
- a CDS encoding ComEC/Rec2 family competence protein translates to MNSRLFEKIHISWLVAAWCLGLTVGVIAVHYLPRSVMLEAWALMVGLGLIAVVMVWRWRALMIVALIAGGLVGLWRGELGRAGLEVYDSLIGKSAVIQGRVLEDPDIDKKGQTVLRLSDLRINGERLAGQLWVMTAEKRSIKRSDIVQTQGKLTAGFGAFSASMYRAKIGSVERPVPGDVAVGVRDWFAERVRKHIPESESALGLGFLLGLRRAMPTELSDNLKTAGLTHIVVASGYNLTILVRLARRLFAKRSKYLAMLSAATMIIGFMAVTGLSPSMSRAGLVAGLSLAAWYYGRTIHPLVLLPVSAAITLLVNPQFGWGDLGWQLSFASFTGVIILAPLLHKYFFGDKDPGTFRQILIETLSAQLATLPLLMMSFGVVSNVALIANMLILPFVPLAILLTFASGVLAVVSMIGAAIALPTTWLLSYMIQAANWLAGLEWAQVEVNITWWQCGLMYAAMIGAMWWMKKQTKLNLIQVNIVK, encoded by the coding sequence ATGAATAGTCGCCTATTTGAGAAAATCCATATCTCTTGGTTGGTGGCGGCGTGGTGTTTGGGGTTGACGGTTGGCGTAATTGCGGTTCATTATTTGCCGCGGTCGGTGATGCTTGAGGCGTGGGCTTTGATGGTTGGGCTGGGGTTGATAGCTGTGGTGATGGTCTGGCGGTGGCGGGCGTTGATGATTGTGGCACTTATCGCTGGCGGATTGGTGGGATTATGGCGCGGTGAGTTGGGTCGAGCGGGTTTGGAGGTATACGATTCGCTGATTGGTAAAAGTGCGGTTATTCAAGGCCGTGTTTTGGAAGATCCTGACATCGACAAGAAAGGGCAAACGGTGTTGCGGTTGAGTGATTTACGGATCAATGGCGAGAGATTGGCAGGACAACTGTGGGTGATGACGGCTGAAAAGCGTTCCATTAAACGCAGTGACATCGTTCAAACTCAAGGCAAATTAACGGCGGGATTTGGCGCTTTTTCGGCGAGTATGTATCGGGCGAAAATTGGCAGCGTTGAGCGTCCAGTTCCTGGCGACGTGGCGGTCGGGGTGCGCGACTGGTTTGCCGAGCGAGTGCGCAAGCATATTCCAGAGTCTGAGTCGGCGCTGGGCTTGGGATTTTTGTTGGGGCTACGGCGAGCCATGCCGACGGAACTGAGCGATAATTTGAAGACTGCTGGTTTGACACACATAGTGGTGGCTAGCGGTTATAATTTGACGATTTTAGTACGCCTGGCGCGGCGGCTGTTTGCCAAGCGGTCAAAATATCTGGCGATGCTCAGTGCGGCAACGATGATTATTGGTTTCATGGCGGTGACGGGTTTGAGCCCGAGCATGTCGCGAGCTGGACTGGTGGCGGGACTCAGTTTGGCGGCCTGGTATTATGGGCGGACAATTCATCCGCTGGTGCTGCTGCCAGTCTCAGCGGCGATTACATTACTGGTCAATCCGCAGTTTGGCTGGGGCGATTTGGGCTGGCAATTGAGCTTTGCGTCGTTTACGGGCGTGATCATTCTGGCACCGCTGCTGCACAAGTATTTCTTTGGCGACAAAGACCCTGGCACGTTTCGACAAATTCTGATCGAGACGCTGTCGGCGCAGCTTGCGACACTGCCACTGTTGATGATGAGCTTCGGCGTGGTTAGTAATGTAGCGCTGATCGCTAATATGCTGATCTTGCCGTTTGTGCCGCTGGCGATACTATTGACTTTTGCGTCGGGCGTGCTGGCGGTAGTGTCGATGATTGGCGCGGCTATTGCCCTGCCGACGACCTGGCTGCTGAGCTATATGATTCAGGCGGCTAATTGGCTGGCGGGGCTGGAGTGGGCGCAGGTGGAAGTGAATATTACTTGGTGGCAGTGCGGTTTGATGTATGCGGCGATGATTGGTGCTATGTGGTGGATGAAGAAGCAGACGAAATTGAATCTCATTCAGGTGAATATCGTGAAGTAG
- a CDS encoding YebC/PmpR family DNA-binding transcriptional regulator, which produces MSGHSKWATTHRQKAIVDAKRGAIFTKLGNQIAIAARGGTDPSLNSSLAMAIEKAKAANMPSANIQRAIDRVADKSAAALEEITYEGYGPGSVGIIIETATDNRNRTLPEVKTALVKNGGRIADAGSVAFQFTRKGVITVKGSGEELLLQILDAGAEDAAEEDGEMIVYTDQKDLAAVRTALAEQGLVIKDAELQYVPNSVIEVADAETAQKLLKVLDALDDLDDVVNVYTNADITADV; this is translated from the coding sequence ATGTCAGGACATAGTAAATGGGCAACGACGCACCGCCAGAAAGCGATTGTTGATGCGAAGCGCGGTGCGATTTTCACTAAGTTGGGTAATCAAATTGCAATCGCGGCACGTGGCGGCACAGACCCATCCTTAAACTCAAGTTTGGCAATGGCGATCGAAAAGGCCAAGGCGGCCAACATGCCGAGCGCTAACATTCAGCGAGCAATCGATCGCGTGGCTGACAAAAGCGCAGCGGCGCTGGAAGAAATTACCTATGAAGGCTACGGCCCGGGTAGCGTCGGCATCATCATCGAAACGGCGACCGACAATCGTAATCGCACATTGCCAGAAGTGAAAACCGCGCTGGTCAAAAACGGCGGACGTATCGCTGACGCGGGCAGTGTGGCTTTTCAATTCACACGTAAAGGCGTAATTACAGTCAAAGGTTCAGGCGAGGAATTGTTGTTACAGATTCTTGATGCTGGGGCGGAAGATGCAGCCGAGGAAGATGGTGAAATGATAGTCTATACTGACCAGAAAGATTTGGCGGCGGTCCGAACTGCTTTGGCGGAGCAAGGGCTAGTGATTAAAGATGCCGAACTGCAATATGTGCCAAATTCAGTTATCGAGGTGGCCGATGCCGAAACCGCACAGAAGTTGTTGAAAGTGCTGGATGCTCTGGACGATTTAGACGATGTAGTCAACGTCTACACCAATGCCGATATTACTGCCGATGTGTAG
- the ruvB gene encoding Holliday junction branch migration DNA helicase RuvB, with translation MAIERIVDTSSHSDDTDEQRIEVSLRPQSFNEYVGQERLKRNLRLAIDAAKKRGEPLDHVLLYGPPGLGKTTMATVIANEMGTNLRITSGPAIEKAGDLASILTNLADGDILFIDEIHRLGRAVEEILYSAMEDFKLDIVIGKGPAARSIRLDLPRFTVIGATTRTGSLAAPLRDRFGHIYRLEFYEPEDIAKIVTRSAAILESSIRNEAANLLSTRARLTPRIANRLLKRVRDYADVNGDGIIDVKTTTSALEMLEVDELGLDPADRNLLQSILENYGDNPVGLTTIAALTGDEATTIEDFYEPYLLQIGFIERTPRGRRVTVKAKRHLKK, from the coding sequence ATGGCAATTGAGAGAATAGTCGATACCAGCTCACACAGTGATGATACCGATGAGCAGCGGATTGAAGTTAGTTTGCGGCCGCAGAGTTTTAATGAATATGTTGGTCAGGAGCGGTTGAAGCGGAATTTACGCTTGGCTATTGACGCGGCTAAGAAGCGTGGCGAGCCACTAGATCATGTGCTGCTATACGGTCCACCAGGACTGGGCAAGACGACCATGGCGACAGTGATCGCCAATGAGATGGGGACGAATTTGCGCATCACCAGTGGCCCAGCCATTGAAAAAGCTGGTGATTTGGCGTCAATTTTGACGAATTTGGCGGACGGCGACATTTTGTTCATTGATGAAATTCATCGGCTCGGTCGGGCGGTGGAAGAGATTTTATATTCGGCGATGGAAGATTTCAAGCTAGACATCGTCATCGGCAAAGGCCCGGCAGCCCGGTCGATTCGGCTGGATTTACCGAGGTTTACGGTCATCGGTGCGACGACGCGGACGGGTAGTTTGGCGGCGCCGCTGCGCGATCGATTTGGGCATATTTACCGCTTGGAGTTTTATGAGCCAGAGGATATCGCTAAAATTGTGACGCGTAGTGCGGCCATCTTGGAGTCGTCTATTCGGAATGAAGCAGCGAACCTGTTATCAACGCGGGCTCGCTTGACGCCGCGCATCGCTAACCGCCTACTCAAACGTGTGCGCGACTATGCCGACGTCAACGGTGATGGCATAATTGATGTAAAAACAACAACGAGTGCTTTGGAAATGCTAGAAGTGGACGAGCTGGGCTTGGATCCAGCTGATCGCAATTTACTGCAATCAATTCTGGAAAATTATGGTGATAATCCCGTGGGGCTAACGACCATTGCCGCCCTGACTGGCGATGAAGCGACGACGATTGAGGATTTTTACGAGCCGTATTTGCTGCAAATTGGCTTTATTGAGCGTACGCCACGTGGTCGGCGAGTTACCGTTAAAGCAAAGCGACATCTGAAAAAATAG
- the ruvA gene encoding Holliday junction branch migration protein RuvA, producing the protein MIAHVFGKVAEKFNGSLVIDVHGVGYEVSVAAGDFDAVMLDQDVKFYTYHHVREQAEELFGFSSLAAKKLFEMLITVQGVGPKAALAILSLSDAEHVRNAIANADSAFVQQAAGVGKKTAERVVVDLSDKVGLPTQYGRADTPVQTELNTSDEALEALMALGYTLADATKALENVDVNLPTAQRVTEALKK; encoded by the coding sequence ATGATTGCACATGTTTTTGGAAAAGTTGCCGAGAAGTTTAACGGGTCGTTGGTGATTGACGTTCACGGCGTTGGCTATGAAGTTAGCGTGGCGGCTGGTGATTTTGATGCGGTGATGTTGGATCAGGATGTGAAGTTTTATACCTATCATCACGTGCGCGAGCAGGCAGAAGAGCTATTCGGTTTTTCAAGTCTGGCAGCAAAGAAACTATTTGAAATGCTCATCACCGTTCAGGGAGTCGGCCCAAAGGCAGCATTGGCTATCCTCAGTCTGAGCGACGCGGAGCACGTACGCAACGCCATCGCTAACGCCGACAGTGCGTTTGTACAACAAGCTGCTGGTGTCGGCAAAAAAACTGCTGAGCGGGTGGTGGTTGATTTGAGTGATAAAGTTGGCTTGCCGACGCAGTATGGTCGAGCGGATACGCCAGTCCAAACTGAATTAAACACCTCTGACGAGGCACTGGAAGCGTTAATGGCGTTAGGCTATACCTTAGCTGATGCTACTAAGGCGCTGGAAAATGTTGATGTCAATCTGCCGACAGCACAGCGGGTGACTGAGGCGTTGAAGAAATAA
- a CDS encoding DUF192 domain-containing protein — protein MLRAEIADNEDSRRKGLADRLGIEDNYAMLFVFDSIDRHQMWMKDMKFAVDIIWINEKKRIVHVQHNVKPDAEPYEKYKPPVPAKYVLEVKAGVAKRASATVDSVVKFDLEDNK, from the coding sequence ATGCTTCGTGCGGAGATTGCTGACAATGAAGATTCGCGTCGAAAGGGTTTGGCTGATAGGCTAGGAATAGAGGATAATTATGCGATGCTGTTTGTATTTGATAGTATTGACCGCCATCAAATGTGGATGAAAGATATGAAATTTGCGGTAGATATCATTTGGATTAATGAGAAAAAACGTATTGTCCATGTGCAGCATAATGTTAAGCCGGATGCTGAGCCGTATGAAAAATATAAACCGCCAGTCCCTGCAAAATACGTTTTAGAGGTAAAGGCTGGTGTTGCTAAGAGAGCAAGCGCGACAGTAGACTCGGTAGTAAAATTTGATTTGGAGGATAATAAATGA
- a CDS encoding type II secretion system protein — protein MNKRNGFTIIELLVVATFLIIIAILGFSQYTKLTNESNNTKKRTALNAMYYSLEEGFYTKNGYYPEKLEDSTLSTMEPELLKDPNGKKIGEKDSSYRYESSNCNGGKCKSYKLVATLVDEDDYIKESRHK, from the coding sequence ATGAATAAGCGAAACGGTTTCACAATTATTGAACTTCTGGTTGTAGCAACTTTTTTGATCATTATTGCAATATTAGGTTTTTCGCAATATACCAAATTGACCAATGAGTCAAACAACACTAAAAAACGCACCGCCCTAAACGCCATGTATTACAGTTTAGAGGAAGGTTTTTACACTAAAAACGGCTATTACCCGGAGAAATTAGAAGACTCGACATTGTCGACTATGGAACCTGAGTTACTAAAAGACCCAAATGGTAAGAAAATTGGTGAAAAAGACAGTAGCTATCGCTACGAATCCTCAAACTGCAATGGAGGAAAATGCAAGTCCTATAAACTGGTCGCAACCCTTGTCGATGAAGATGACTACATAAAAGAAAGTCGCCACAAATAA
- a CDS encoding tyrosine/phenylalanine carboxypeptidase domain-containing protein gives MFTDIIEEEFNGLNDSEGYAGAAEGWTVSVGKATSVNVKSSEKRIVIPDNGMMRSRKKVENLVVHEIGVHMLRSIAVGETDMLPLISGLSDYYDTEEGLGVVMEQALSGKFAERGVDHYITAGLAHYDEKDFR, from the coding sequence ATATTTACTGATATTATCGAAGAAGAGTTCAATGGACTTAATGATTCAGAGGGTTATGCTGGAGCAGCGGAGGGTTGGACGGTTTCTGTAGGGAAGGCTACTTCTGTTAATGTAAAATCCTCCGAGAAGAGAATAGTTATTCCCGATAATGGTATGATGCGATCTCGTAAAAAGGTTGAGAATTTGGTAGTTCATGAGATTGGTGTCCATATGTTGAGGTCTATTGCTGTCGGAGAAACGGATATGCTTCCTCTGATATCTGGATTGAGCGACTATTATGACACCGAGGAAGGGCTAGGGGTGGTGATGGAGCAGGCTTTGAGCGGAAAGTTTGCTGAGCGCGGCGTTGATCACTATATAACTGCGGGATTGGCGCATTATGATGAAAAAGATTTTCGTTAA
- the recA gene encoding recombinase RecA, with translation MAKSDSKTVNSEKPSQASGKKVDDGKLKALGLAMDQITKQFGDGSIMKLGEAHKVDVEVIPSGALSLDLALGGGYPKGRIIEIYGPESSGKTTLTLHAIAEIQKQGGTAAFIDAEHALDPSYAKRLGVDTENLLVSQPDNGEQALEIAETLVRSNAVDLVVVDSVAALTPQAEIDGDMGDSHMGLQARLMSQALRKLTGIINKSKATVIFINQIRMKIGVMFGNPETTTGGNALKFYASQRIDIRRIGQIKVGDDIIGNRTKIKVVKNKIAPPFRIAEFDIMYNEGISKTGDILDLAATHGIVEKSGAFYKYNGETIGQGRDKSKAYLKENPEVLAEIDQKVRDKVKEAES, from the coding sequence ATGGCAAAATCAGACAGTAAAACGGTAAATTCAGAGAAGCCAAGTCAAGCATCAGGTAAAAAAGTTGATGACGGGAAATTGAAAGCGTTGGGTCTGGCGATGGATCAGATCACTAAACAGTTTGGCGACGGATCAATTATGAAGCTTGGCGAGGCTCATAAGGTTGATGTTGAGGTAATTCCTTCAGGCGCTTTGAGTTTGGATCTGGCACTTGGTGGTGGATATCCAAAGGGGCGAATTATTGAGATTTATGGTCCGGAAAGTTCGGGCAAGACGACATTGACTCTACATGCTATTGCTGAGATTCAAAAGCAGGGCGGCACGGCGGCGTTTATTGACGCTGAGCATGCGCTTGACCCGAGCTATGCCAAGCGTTTGGGTGTGGATACGGAAAATCTGCTGGTATCACAGCCAGACAATGGTGAGCAGGCATTGGAAATTGCAGAAACGCTAGTTCGATCAAATGCGGTTGACTTGGTTGTTGTTGACTCGGTGGCGGCCTTGACGCCACAGGCAGAAATTGACGGCGATATGGGCGATTCTCACATGGGGCTGCAGGCGCGATTAATGAGCCAGGCGTTGCGTAAATTGACGGGAATTATTAACAAATCGAAAGCGACAGTGATTTTCATCAACCAGATCCGCATGAAGATTGGTGTGATGTTTGGTAATCCTGAAACGACCACTGGTGGCAACGCTTTGAAGTTTTACGCTTCGCAGCGAATTGATATTCGCCGTATCGGACAAATTAAAGTTGGTGATGATATTATCGGTAACCGTACTAAAATTAAAGTAGTGAAGAACAAGATTGCGCCTCCATTCCGTATCGCTGAGTTTGACATTATGTATAATGAGGGTATTTCTAAGACTGGCGACATTCTGGACTTGGCGGCTACGCACGGCATTGTTGAAAAGTCTGGCGCCTTCTATAAATATAACGGCGAAACTATTGGTCAGGGGCGTGATAAGTCTAAAGCTTACCTAAAAGAAAATCCTGAAGTTCTGGCAGAAATCGATCAGAAAGTGCGTGATAAAGTGAAAGAAGCGGAAAGTTAA